In a single window of the Chionomys nivalis chromosome 11, mChiNiv1.1, whole genome shotgun sequence genome:
- the LOC130883388 gene encoding aflatoxin B1 aldehyde reductase member 3-like, protein MSSARPATVLGAMEMGGRMDQTSSASSVQAFLKRGHTEIDTAFVYTEGRSETILGSLGLELGRSGCKVKIATKACPMFGKTLKPDDVRSQLETSLKRLQCPRVDLFYLHMPDHNTPIEETLQVCHQLHQEGKFVELGLSNYASWEVAEICTLCKKNGWIMPTVYQGMYNATTRQVEKELFPCLRHFGLRFYAFNPLAGGLLTGRYKYQDKDEKQPESRFFGNQFAHVTFNRYWKEEHFKGIALVEKALKSTYGASTPSMTSAALRWMYHHSQLKGAHGDAVILGMSSLEQLEQNLACVEEGPLEPAVVEAFDQAWDLIAHDCPNYFR, encoded by the exons ATGTCGTCTGCTCGTCCCGCCACTGTGCTGGGTGCCATGGAAATGGGGGGCCGCATGGATCAGACCTCTAGTGCCTCTTCGGTGCAAGCTTTCCTGAAGCGCGGCCACACCGAGATCGACACAGCCTTTGTGTATACAGAAGGCCGGTCCGAGACAATCCTGGGCAGCCTGGGGCTCGAGCTGGGCCGCAGTGGCTGCAAAG TGAAAATTGCAACCAAGGCTTGTCCAATGTTTGGGAAGACATTGAAGCCTGATGATGTCCGGTCCCAGCTGGAGACGTCCCTCAAGCGGCTGCAGTGTCCCCGGGTGGACCTCTTCTACCTACACATGCCAGACCACAACACCCCTATAGAGGAGACGCTGCAGGTCTGCCACCAGCTGCATCAGGAG GGCAAGTTTGTGGAGCTTGGCCTGTCCAACTATGCCTCCTGGGAAGTGGCTGAGATCTGTACCCTCTGCAAGAAAAATGGCTGGATCATGCCAACTGTGTACCAG GGCATGTACAATGCCACCACCCGGCAGGTGGAGAAGGAGCTCTTCCCCTGTCTCAGACACTTTGGATTGAGATTCTATGCCTTCAACCCTTTGGCTG GTGGTCTGCTGACGGGCAGGTATAAATACCAGGACAAGGACGAAAAGCAGCCTGAGAGCCGCTTCTTTGGGAATCAGTTTGCTCATGTTACCTTTAACCG GTACTGGAAGGAGGAACACTTCAAGGGCATCGCCCTGGTGGAGAAGGCTCTGAAATCCACCTATGGTGCCAGTACCCCTAGTATGACGTCAGCCGCCCTGCGCTGGATGTACCATCACTCACAACTCAAG GGTGCCCATGGGGATGCGGTCATTCTGGGCATGTCCAGTCTGGAGCAATTGGAGCAGAACTTGGCCTGCGTTGAAGAAGGGCCCCTGGAGCCGGCTGTCGTGGAGGCCTTTGACCAAGCCTGGGACCTGATTGCTCATGACTGTCCCAACTACTTCCGCTAA
- the LOC130883387 gene encoding aflatoxin B1 aldehyde reductase member 3-like encodes MSSVRPATVLGCLAMGGRMDQTSSAASVQAFLKRGHTEIDTAFVYTEGRSETILGSLGLGLGRSGCKVKIATKAIGIFGKTLKPDDVRFQLETSLKRLQCPRVDLFYLHFPDQNTPIEETLQVCHQLHQEGKFVELGLSNYASWEVAEICTLCKKNGWIMPTVYQGMYNATTRQVEKELFPCLRHFGLRFYAFNPLAGGLLTGRYKYQDKDEKQPESRFFGGPVSQLYMKRYWKDEYFKGIALVEKALKSSYGTSTPSMTSAALRWMYHHSQLKGAHGDAVILGMSSLEQLEQNLACVEEGPLEPAVVEAFDQAWNLVAHDCSNYFHWL; translated from the exons ATGTCATCCGTTCGTCCCGCCACTGTGCTGGGTTGCTTGGCGATGGGTGGTCGCATGGATCAGACCTCCAGCGCAGCGTCGGTTCAAGCTTTCCTGAAGCGCGGCCACACCGAGATCGACACAGCCTTTGTGTATACGGAAGGCCGGTCCGAGACAATCCTGGGCAgtctggggcttgggctgggccGCAGTGGCTGCAAAG tGAAAATTGCGACCAAGGCTATTGGAATATTTGGGAAGACATTGAAGCCTGATGATGTCCGGTTCCAGCTGGAGACGTCCCTGAAGCGGCTGCAGTGTCCCCGGGTGGACCTCTTCTACCTACACTTCCCAGACCAGAACACCCCTATAGAGGAGACGCTGCAGGTCTGCCACCAGCTGCATCAGGAG GGCAAGTTTGTGGAGCTTGGCCTGTCCAACTATGCCTCCTGGGAAGTGGCTGAGATCTGTACCCTCTGCAAGAAAAATGGCTGGATCATGCCAACTGTGTACCAG GGCATGTACAATGCCACCACCCGGCAGGTGGAAAAGGAGCTCTTCCCCTGTCTCAGACACTTTGGATTGAGATTCTATGCCTTCAACCCTTTGGCTG GTGGTCTGCTGACGGGCAGGTATAAATACCAGGACAAGGACGAAAAACAGCCTGAGAGCCGCTTCTTTGGGGGTCCAGTTTCTCAGCTTTACATGAAGCG GTACTGGAAGGACGAATACTTCAAGGGCATCGCTCTGGTGGAGAAGGCTCTGAAATCCAGCTATGGCACCAGCACTCCCAGTATGACCTCGGCCGCCCTGCGCTGGATGTACCATCACTCACAGCTCAAG GGTGCCCATGGGGATGCGGTCATTCTGGGCATGTCCAGTCTGGAGCAATTGGAGCAGAACTTGGCCTGCGTTGAAGAAGGGCCCCTGGAGCCGGCTGTCGTGGAGGCCTTTGACCAAGCCTGGAACCTGGTTGCTCATGATTGTTCCAACTACTTCCACTGGCTCTGA
- the LOC130883389 gene encoding aflatoxin B1 aldehyde reductase member 3, with translation MSSARPATVLGAMEMGRRMDQTSSASSVQAFLKRGHTEIDTAFVYAEGQSETILGGLGLGLGRSGCKVKIATKAIPMFGKTLKPDDVRSQLETSLKRLQCPRVDLFYLHMPDHNTPIEETLQVCHQLHQEGKFVELGLSNYASWEVAEICTLCKKNGWIMPTVYQGMYNATTRQVEKELFPCLRHFGLRFYAFNPLAGGLLTGRYKYPDKDGKQPDSRFFGNQFAQLYMKRYWKEEHFKGIALVEKALKSSYSTSTPSMTSAALRWMYHHSQLKGAHGDAVILGMSSLEQLEQNLACVEEGPLEPAVVEAFDQAWDLIAHDCPNYFR, from the exons ATGTCGTCTGCTCGGCCCGCCACTGTTCTGGGTGCCATGGAGATGGGGCGTCGCATGGATCAGACCTCCAGCGCATCTTCGGTGCAAGCCTTCCTGAAGCGCGGCCACACTGAGATCGACACCGCCTTCGTGTATGCGGAAGGCCAGTCAGAGACAATCCTGGGCGGCCTAGGGCTCGGGCTGGGCCGCAGTGGCTGCAAAG TCAAAATTGCAACCAAGGCTATTCCAATGTTTGGGAAGACATTGAAGCCTGATGATGTCCGGTCCCAGCTGGAGACGTCCCTGAAGCGGCTGCAGTGTCCCCGGGTGGACCTCTTCTACCTACACATGCCAGACCACAACACCCCTATAGAGGAGACGCTGCAGGTCTGCCACCAGCTGCATCAGGAG GGCAAGTTTGTGGAGCTTGGCCTGTCCAACTATGCCTCCTGGGAAGTGGCTGAGATCTGTACCCTCTGCAAGAAAAATGGCTGGATCATGCCAACTGTGTACCAG GGCATGTACAATGCCACCACCCGGCAGGTGGAGAAGGAGCTCTTCCCCTGTCTCAGACACTTTGGATTGAGATTCTATGCCTTCAACCCTTTGGCTG GTGGTCTGCTGACGGGCAGGTATAAATACCCGGACAAGGATGGAAAGCAGCCTGATAGCCGCTTCTTTGGGAATCAGTTTGCTCAGCTTTACATGAAGCG GTACTGGAAGGAGGAACACTTCAAGGGCATCGCTCTGGTAGAGAAGGCTCTGAAATCCAGCTATAGCACCAGCACCCCCAGTATGACCTCGGCCGCCCTGCGCTGGATGTACCATCACTCACAGCTCAAG GGCGCCCATGGGGATGCGGTCATTCTGGGCATGTCCAGTCTGGAGCAATTGGAGCAGAACTTGGCCTGCGTTGAAGAAGGGCCCCTGGAGCCAGCTGTCGTGGAGGCCTTTGACCAAGCCTGGGACCTGATTGCTCATGACTGTCCCAACTACTTCCGCTAA